One genomic segment of Erythrolamprus reginae isolate rEryReg1 chromosome 2, rEryReg1.hap1, whole genome shotgun sequence includes these proteins:
- the LOC139163107 gene encoding zinc finger protein 271-like: MPVNLKEVAMYFPEDQALLLDIDQRNFYESDMQENAGDGQIHEKKEGVLGQNYHQSQPIGTSPDAMGEVVSLFYEEGEPTRKPVNPERQQQHHLLKRRDSSAAYTQVPQPPGQGASRKTRRRSKIPKTCNECGKTFAQASNLLAHKRIHTGEKPYKCVHCGKSFTERSNRNRHQRTHSGQKPYNCLDCGKSFSFRSDLIRHGITHTGERPYKCSDCGKSFSHASTLIRHENIHTGEKPYSCPDCGKCFTQSSSLLAHRRLHTGETPFICPVCGESFNWKSHLVTHKRTHTGERPYKCGKCEKSFIEKSKLNRHQRTHEEKELHGCGECGRIFSLRSNLARHETAHRGAKSYICLSCGKSFNQSAKLMRHERIHTGEKPYTCSGCGKGFSQTSELLRHERIHTGEKPYKCSACGKSFNRKSHLSIHEATHLADLPHGGLQSRAVYDSSSLFIAGLSPHQQTHTEGQADPGSESEKDYNHSSIFIAGLNPSRPTQVGDRLYEWPNSETNYGHCSLLITGINPQEGSQAEGALFQCVDRETSYTRSPLFKSIMNTRQGVLSGGRPIGCLDREKNYSDPLLFQKEEKLFKCPECGKTFNWQSHFTRHKRIHTGEKPYCCTDCGKSFNRRSHLVRHSRTHNGLSLCSQTVEESSVQDLVFLNPRESMQEKTGINSQAVGASFMAHTGLQLGNLTTLSAEPTQE; this comes from the exons ATGCCGGTGAATTTGAAAGAAGTAGCTATGTATTTCCCAGAGGATCAAGCACTGTTGTTGGATATAGATCAAAGGAATTTCTATGAAAGTGACATGCAGGAGAATG CAGGTGATGGGCAGATCCATGAGAAGAAGGAAGGTGTGCTAGGGCAAAATTATCATCAAAGCCAACCAATTGGAACATCACCGGATGCGATGGGGGAAGTGGTTTCCTTGTTTTATGAAGAAGGAGAGCCAACCAGGAAGCCTGTCAACCCAGAGAGGCAGCAGCAACACCATTTACTAAAGAGAAGAGATAGCTCTGCGGCTTACACCCAGGTCCCCCAGCCTCCGGGCCAAGGGGCATCCAGAAAGACCAGGCGCAGATCCAAGATCCCAAAAACCTGTAACGAATGTGGGAAGACGTTCGCTCAGGCTTCCAACCTCTTGGCCCATAAACGGATCCACACGGGCGAGAAGCCCTATAAGTGCGTCCACTGCGGGAAAAGCTTCACCGAAAGGTCGAACCGTAACCGGCATCAGAGGACCCACTCGGGACAAAAGCCCTACAACTGCCTCGACTGCGGAAAGAGCTTCAGCTTCCGATCCGACCTCATCCGACACGGGATCACCCACACGGGAGAGAGGCCGTACAAGTGCTCGGATTGTGGCAAAAGCTTCAGCCACGCCTCGACCCTCATTCGGCACGAGAACATCCACACGGGGGAAAAGCCCTACTCCTGCCCAGATTGCGGGAAGTGCTTCACCCAGAGCTCATCTCTCCTGGCGCATAGGCGGCTGCACACCGGAGAGACACCCTTCATCTGCCCCGTTTGTGGAGAAAGCTTCAACTGGAAGTCACACCTGGTGACGCACAAGCGGACCCACACCGGGGAACGGCCGTACAAGTGTGGCAAGTGCGAGAAAAGCTTCATCGAGAAATCCAAACTGAACAGGCACCAGAGGACCCACGAGGAGAAGGAACTGCACGGGTGTGGGGAGTGCGGGAGGATTTTCAGCCTCCGGTCCAACCTGGCTCGGCATGAGACCGCTCACCGAGGGGCCAAATCCTACATCTGTTTGAGCTGCGGGAAAAGTTTCAACCAGTCGGCGAAACTGATGAGGcatgaaaggatccacacgggagaGAAGCCCTATACCTGTTCAGGCTGTGGGAAAGGCTTTAGCCAAACCTCCGAACTCCTGCGGCACGAAAGGATCCACACCggagagaaaccgtataaatgctCGGCCTGCGGGAAGAGCTTCAATCGCAAATCGCACCTCAGCATTCACGAGGCAACCCACTTAGCTGACCTGCCCCACGGAGGGCTGCAAAGCAGGGCAGTCTATGACAGCAGCTCGCTCTTTATTGCGGGACTAAGTCCCCACCAGCAGACCCACACGGAGGGCCAGGCGGATCCGGGTTCAGAAAGTGAAAAAGACTACAATCACAGTTCGATCTTTATTGCGGGGCTGAACCCCAGCAGGCCCACACAAGTAGGTGACCGGCTGTATGAATGGCCCAACAGCGAGACAAACTACGGCCATTGTTCACTCCTAATCACTGGAATCAATCCACAAGAAGGCAGCCAGGCAGAGGGAGCCCTGTTTCAATGTGTGGACAGAGAGACCAGCTACACTCGAAGCCCCTTGTTTAAAAGCATCATGAACACGCGCCAGGGGGTCCTTTCAGGAGGCCGACCGATTGGCTGCCTGGACCGCGAGAAAAATTACAGTGACCCTTTACTTTTCCAGAAGGAGGAGAAACTGTTTAAATGTCCCGAATGCGGAAAGACCTTCAACTGGCAGTCTCATTTCACCAGGCACAAAAGAATTCACACGGGAGAAAAGCCGTACTGTTGCAcggactgtgggaaaagtttcaaccGCAGGTCACACCTCGTTCGACACAGCAGGACCCACAACGGACTGAGCCTCTGCTCTCAGACTGTGGAAGAATCCTCAGTTCAGGACCTCGTTTTCTTAAACCCAAGGGAATCAATGCAGGAGAAAACTGGGATTAACTCACAGGCCGTGGGGGCTTCCTTTATGGCTCACACAGGGCTACAGCTTGGAAACCTCACCACCCTATCTGCCGAACCCACTCAGGAATAA